One Candidatus Poribacteria bacterium genomic window carries:
- a CDS encoding sulfatase has translation MTDKPNIVYLLADQIRAYSLPVYGDTQIETPHIDRLAQEGTVFSNAIATAPVCTPYRSMLLTGRHPQTTGHLINFVKTRHDEIGFGDVFSRNGYRTAWVGKWHLHTGSFPEIGGRDYVPEGRDRLGFQHWRGYNFHTDYFNGTVNLDTDWRNERWEGYETDALNRYAFQFMDDMENDTPFCLFISPHQAHSTPYEFAPQEYYDRLPTELQLPKNVPDSVKEQSLEIYRHYLAMTLTVDDMLGELMAYLERTGRVENTLLIFGSDHGTQGGAQGINFWAKREPYEESIKVPLIMRLPGVFDGNHRTCDTLTSPVDLFPSLCGLCDIQPPRTVEGYDLSASWRGETDAFEQDAVLTMNFGSTYDYLIDGNEWRGVRTKTHSYARWLDGKRMLYNVGTDPLQMNNLIDNPEAKALADKMENTLTSLMDTRNDNLQPATNYTDWYDAQRRIVRNAHGPLGDPEDEPDWSLLK, from the coding sequence ATGACAGACAAACCGAACATCGTTTATCTTCTCGCCGATCAGATCCGTGCCTATTCGTTACCGGTATACGGTGACACACAGATTGAAACACCGCATATCGATCGACTTGCGCAAGAAGGCACCGTTTTTTCAAACGCGATTGCTACTGCGCCCGTCTGCACGCCTTACCGCTCCATGCTACTCACCGGACGACACCCACAAACGACCGGACATCTCATTAACTTCGTCAAAACCCGACACGATGAAATAGGATTCGGAGACGTTTTCAGTCGAAACGGTTACCGAACGGCGTGGGTCGGCAAATGGCATCTCCACACCGGTTCATTCCCAGAAATCGGCGGACGTGATTACGTCCCTGAAGGGCGCGATCGCCTCGGCTTCCAACATTGGCGCGGTTACAACTTTCACACCGATTATTTCAACGGCACAGTGAACCTCGACACAGACTGGCGGAACGAAAGATGGGAGGGTTACGAAACCGATGCACTGAACCGATACGCTTTCCAATTCATGGACGATATGGAGAACGATACACCGTTCTGTCTGTTTATCTCACCTCATCAAGCACACTCCACACCTTATGAGTTTGCCCCGCAGGAATATTACGATCGGCTGCCTACTGAACTCCAACTCCCAAAAAACGTTCCCGATTCGGTTAAAGAACAATCGTTAGAAATTTACCGACACTATCTCGCAATGACGTTAACGGTGGACGATATGCTCGGTGAACTGATGGCGTATCTCGAAAGGACGGGACGTGTCGAAAATACACTACTCATCTTCGGATCCGACCACGGAACGCAAGGCGGCGCGCAAGGCATCAATTTCTGGGCGAAGCGAGAACCCTATGAAGAATCCATTAAAGTGCCGTTGATTATGCGTCTGCCCGGTGTTTTCGATGGAAACCACCGCACCTGTGACACACTCACATCCCCTGTTGATCTGTTTCCATCGCTCTGCGGTTTGTGCGACATTCAGCCACCTCGAACCGTGGAAGGCTACGATCTATCAGCGTCTTGGCGCGGTGAAACCGATGCCTTTGAACAAGATGCAGTCCTGACGATGAACTTCGGATCCACCTACGATTATCTCATTGATGGTAACGAGTGGCGCGGTGTCCGCACAAAGACACACAGCTACGCACGCTGGCTCGACGGCAAACGTATGCTGTATAACGTAGGGACAGACCCGCTGCAGATGAACAACCTGATTGACAACCCCGAAGCAAAAGCGTTGGCAGATAAAATGGAGAACACCCTCACCAGCCTGATGGATACCCGCAACGACAACCTCCAACCCGCGACAAACTATACGGACTGGTACGACGCGCAACGCCGCATTGTCCGTAACGCCCATGGTCCCCTCGGCGACCCAGAAGACGAACCCGAC
- a CDS encoding retropepsin-like aspartic protease → MARIPFNLSFGLIVLPLKVEGINADNFRDLLVALDTGASTTSIPTKIALDLGYDLSNSREEEILTGSGIELMKRITVRKLTAIGEIVENIDVLCHDLPEDSIIDGVLGLNFLRHFDVNISFSTGTIELRPH, encoded by the coding sequence ATGGCGCGTATTCCGTTTAATCTCTCGTTTGGGTTAATCGTTCTACCTCTTAAAGTTGAAGGCATCAATGCGGATAACTTCCGGGATCTACTTGTGGCTTTAGATACTGGAGCTTCAACTACCTCAATTCCAACAAAAATTGCGTTAGATTTAGGATATGATCTCTCAAACTCAAGAGAAGAGGAAATTCTCACGGGCAGTGGCATTGAGTTAATGAAACGCATTACCGTACGGAAACTGACAGCAATTGGGGAGATTGTTGAGAATATTGATGTCTTATGCCATGATCTACCTGAAGATTCAATTATAGACGGTGTATTAGGTCTGAATTTTCTGAGGCATTTTGATGTCAATATTTCATTCTCAACCGGAACGATTGAACTTCGTCCACACTAA